One window of Streptomyces sp. SUK 48 genomic DNA carries:
- the opcA gene encoding glucose-6-phosphate dehydrogenase assembly protein OpcA: MKIDLTDTTASKINKALVQGRRAIGTPAVGMVLTMVIVTDEENAYDSLRAAEEASHEHPSRTLVVIKRHARTLRDRTHSRLDAEVRVGSEAGTGETVVLRTYGEVSDHADSVVLPLLLPDAPVVVWWPVDAPDNPSKDPLGALAQRRITDLYAVERPMEVLDARARHYAPGDTDLAWTRLTLWRSMLAAALDQARAKVTSAAVEAEADNPSAELLARWLEARLGVRVDRVVTEGPVVTAVRLGTRDGEIVVDRPEGPLATLTLPGQPPRTLALKVRPTSELIAEELRRLDADEMYAIALTGEAAKENA, translated from the coding sequence ATGAAGATCGACCTGACCGACACCACGGCAAGCAAGATCAACAAGGCGCTGGTGCAGGGCCGCCGAGCGATCGGCACCCCGGCCGTGGGCATGGTCCTGACGATGGTCATCGTCACGGACGAGGAGAACGCCTACGACTCGCTGCGGGCCGCCGAGGAGGCGTCGCACGAGCACCCCTCGCGCACCCTGGTCGTCATCAAGCGGCACGCCCGCACCCTGCGCGACCGCACCCACTCGCGCCTGGACGCCGAGGTCCGGGTCGGCTCGGAGGCCGGCACCGGCGAGACGGTGGTGCTGCGCACCTACGGCGAGGTCTCCGACCACGCCGACTCGGTGGTGCTGCCGCTGCTGCTGCCGGACGCCCCGGTCGTCGTGTGGTGGCCGGTGGACGCGCCCGACAACCCGTCCAAGGACCCGCTCGGCGCGCTCGCGCAGCGCCGGATCACCGATCTGTACGCGGTGGAGCGGCCGATGGAGGTCCTGGACGCCCGGGCCCGCCACTACGCGCCCGGCGACACCGACCTCGCCTGGACCCGGCTGACGCTGTGGCGCTCGATGCTGGCCGCCGCGCTCGACCAGGCCCGGGCGAAGGTGACGTCGGCGGCCGTGGAGGCCGAGGCCGACAACCCCAGCGCCGAGCTGCTGGCCCGCTGGCTGGAGGCACGGCTCGGGGTGCGCGTGGACCGCGTGGTCACCGAGGGTCCGGTGGTCACCGCCGTACGGCTGGGCACCCGCGACGGCGAGATCGTCGTGGACCGCCCCGAGGGCCCGCTGGCGACGCTCACCCTGCCGGGTCAGCCGCCGCGCACCCTCGCCCTGAAGGTCCGCCCCACCTCCGAACTCATCGCCGAGGAGCTGCGCCGCCTCGACGCCGACGAGATGTACGCCATCGCCCTGACCGGCGAGGCCGCCAAGGAGAACGCCTGA
- the pgi gene encoding glucose-6-phosphate isomerase, which translates to MADAPYPHLTHRPEWTALADHRAERPLHLRELFASDPGRAERYVVRVGDLHIDYSKQLITDETLALLQELATATDVFGLRDAMFHGEKINITEDRAVLHTALRAPRDAVIEVDGENVVPQVHAVLDKMAGFAGRVRSGAWTGHTGRRIRNVVNIGIGGSDLGPAMAYEALRAFADRDLTVRFVSNVDGADLHEATRDLDPAETLFIVASKTFTTIETITNATSARSWLLEAFDGDDKAVAKHFVALSTNAEKVTEFGIDPDNMFEFWDWVGGRYSYDSAIGLSLMIAIGPDRFREMLDGFHLVDEHFRTAPAEANAPLLLGLLGIWYGNFHDAQSHAVLPYSHYLSRFTAYLQQLDMESNGKSVDRQGRRAEWQTGPVVWGTPGTNGQHAYYQLIHQGTKLIPADFIGFARPIGELSGELKAQHDLLMANFFAQTQALAFGKSAEEVRAEGVPEEQVAHRTFRGDHPTTTILAAELTPSVLGQLIALYEHKVFVQGAVWDIDSFDQWGVELGKVLAKRVEPALTEGADVPGLDPSTTALVATYRTLKNASEN; encoded by the coding sequence ATGGCCGACGCCCCCTATCCCCACCTCACCCACCGGCCCGAGTGGACGGCGCTCGCCGACCACCGCGCCGAGAGGCCACTGCACCTGCGCGAGCTGTTCGCGTCGGACCCGGGCCGCGCCGAGCGGTACGTGGTCCGGGTCGGTGACCTGCACATCGACTACAGCAAGCAGCTGATCACGGACGAGACCCTGGCCCTGCTCCAGGAACTCGCCACCGCCACCGACGTGTTCGGGCTGCGGGACGCCATGTTCCATGGCGAGAAGATCAACATCACCGAGGACCGGGCGGTGCTGCACACCGCGCTGCGCGCGCCCCGGGACGCGGTCATCGAGGTCGACGGCGAGAACGTGGTGCCCCAGGTGCACGCCGTCCTCGACAAGATGGCCGGCTTCGCCGGCCGGGTGCGCTCCGGCGCCTGGACGGGCCATACGGGCAGGCGGATCCGCAATGTCGTCAACATCGGCATCGGCGGCTCCGACCTCGGCCCCGCGATGGCGTACGAGGCGCTGCGCGCCTTCGCCGACCGGGACCTGACCGTCCGCTTCGTCTCGAACGTGGACGGCGCCGACCTGCACGAGGCCACCCGCGATCTCGACCCGGCCGAGACGCTGTTCATCGTGGCGTCCAAGACGTTCACGACGATCGAGACGATCACCAACGCGACGTCCGCGCGTTCGTGGCTGCTCGAAGCGTTCGACGGGGACGACAAGGCCGTCGCGAAGCATTTCGTGGCGCTGTCGACCAACGCGGAGAAGGTCACCGAGTTCGGTATCGACCCGGACAACATGTTCGAGTTCTGGGACTGGGTCGGGGGCCGTTACTCGTACGACTCCGCGATCGGCCTCTCCCTGATGATCGCCATCGGGCCGGACCGCTTCCGGGAGATGCTGGACGGCTTCCACCTGGTCGACGAGCACTTCCGCACCGCGCCCGCCGAGGCCAACGCCCCGCTGCTGCTGGGCCTGCTGGGCATCTGGTACGGCAACTTCCACGACGCCCAGTCGCACGCCGTACTGCCCTACAGCCACTACCTGTCCAGGTTCACCGCCTACCTCCAGCAACTGGACATGGAGTCCAACGGCAAGTCCGTGGACCGCCAGGGACGCCGGGCGGAGTGGCAGACGGGTCCCGTGGTGTGGGGCACGCCGGGCACCAACGGGCAGCACGCGTACTACCAGTTGATCCACCAGGGCACCAAGCTGATCCCCGCCGACTTCATCGGCTTCGCCCGCCCCATCGGCGAGCTGAGCGGTGAACTCAAGGCGCAGCACGACCTGCTGATGGCGAACTTCTTCGCCCAGACGCAGGCGCTGGCGTTCGGCAAGAGCGCCGAGGAGGTCCGCGCGGAGGGCGTGCCCGAGGAGCAGGTGGCGCACCGCACCTTCCGCGGCGACCACCCGACCACGACGATCCTCGCCGCCGAGCTGACCCCGTCCGTGCTGGGCCAGCTGATCGCGCTGTACGAGCACAAGGTGTTCGTCCAGGGCGCGGTGTGGGACATCGACTCCTTCGACCAGTGGGGCGTGGAGCTGGGCAAGGTCCTCGCCAAACGCGTCGAACCCGCCCTCACCGAAGGCGCGGACGTCCCCGGCCTCGACCCCTCCACCACGGCGCTGGTCGCCACGTACCGCACTCTCAAGAACGCATCGGAGAACTGA
- the gnd gene encoding phosphogluconate dehydrogenase (NAD(+)-dependent, decarboxylating) has translation MQLGLIGLGKMGGNMRERIRRAGHTVIGYDRNPEVSDVKSLAELVEKLDAPRHVWVMVPAGTATQAVVDELGDLLEPGDTVIDGGNSRWTDDEKHAAALTIKGIGFVDAGVSGGVWGLQNGYALMVGGEKENVDQLQPIFDALKPDGPYGYVHAGRVGAGHFSKMVHNGIEYAMMQAYAEGWELLEKVHSVENVREVFRSWQEGTVIRSWLLDLAVNALDDDEHLEKLRGFAEDSGEGRWTVEAAIDNAVPLPAITASLFARFASRQDDSPQMKMIAALRNQFGGHAVEKKG, from the coding sequence ATGCAGCTCGGTCTCATCGGTCTCGGCAAGATGGGCGGCAACATGCGCGAGCGCATCCGCCGCGCCGGCCACACCGTCATCGGCTACGACCGCAACCCCGAGGTCTCCGACGTCAAGAGCCTCGCCGAACTGGTCGAGAAGCTGGACGCGCCCCGCCATGTGTGGGTGATGGTCCCGGCCGGCACGGCCACCCAGGCCGTCGTGGACGAGCTGGGCGACCTGCTGGAGCCCGGCGACACGGTCATCGACGGCGGCAACTCCCGCTGGACGGACGACGAGAAGCACGCCGCCGCGCTCACCATCAAGGGCATCGGCTTCGTGGACGCGGGCGTCTCCGGCGGTGTGTGGGGCCTCCAGAACGGCTACGCGCTCATGGTCGGCGGCGAGAAGGAGAACGTGGACCAGCTCCAGCCGATCTTCGACGCGCTCAAGCCGGACGGCCCGTACGGCTATGTGCACGCGGGCCGGGTCGGCGCCGGGCACTTCTCCAAGATGGTCCACAACGGCATCGAGTACGCCATGATGCAGGCGTACGCCGAGGGCTGGGAGCTGCTGGAGAAGGTGCACTCCGTGGAGAACGTCCGCGAGGTGTTCCGCTCCTGGCAGGAGGGCACGGTCATCCGCTCCTGGCTGCTCGACCTCGCGGTCAACGCGCTGGACGACGACGAGCACCTGGAGAAGCTGCGCGGCTTCGCGGAGGACTCCGGCGAGGGCCGCTGGACCGTCGAGGCGGCCATCGACAACGCGGTGCCGCTGCCGGCGATCACCGCCTCGCTGTTCGCCCGGTTCGCCTCCCGGCAGGACGACTCGCCGCAGATGAAGATGATCGCCGCGCTGCGCAACCAGTTCGGCGGCCACGCGGTCGAGAAGAAGGGCTGA